The Clostridium beijerinckii genomic sequence ACAAACTATATTTTGGAAAGTATAATTAAATTGAAATTGGTCATACCAATTTGATATTGGTATGACATGTTGGAAAAGAGGAGGAATAAATTAGTTTTATTGTGACTCTAGCAAAAACTATTATATATAGCGGAATAATTAAACTGATATTGGATTTTATCAAGAAATAAATTGAAGTAATTTTTAAAAGTTTGTTTATTCCACATTGTTTTGACAAAACTACTACTATCACTTTGCCAATCAGTGTTTGGAATTTAAAATACAGTTTTAGGAGGAAGTTATCATGAATATTTTAGTTTGCATTAAGCAGGTGCCAGGAACATCTAAAGTTGAGGTTGATCCAGTTACAGGAGTTTTGAAAAGAGATGGCATAGACTCCAAAATGAATCCATATGATTTGTATGCTCTTGAAACAGCTCTTAAGATTAGGGAGAGTGAAGGAGGAACTGTTAAAGTCCTAAGTATGGGACCTAATCAAGCTTTAAGCGTAATTAAGGAAGCCTACACAATGGGAGCTGATGAAGGCACATTATTATCAGACAGGAAATTTGGAGGAGCTGATGTTTTAGCTACATCGTATACAATAGCTCAAGGCGTGAAAAAGATGGGGGATTTCGAACTTATTATTTGCGGTAAGCAAACAACAGATGGAGATACAGCGCAGGTAGGATCTGAAATGGCTGAATGGTTAAACATACCACATGTAGCTAACGTTAAGGACATAGTTAAAGTAGAAGACTCAACAATCACAGTTGAAATGGATATGCCAGAAAGTATTGAAACAGTAAAGATAGCGTACCCATGTCTAATCACTGTAGATAAAGGAATTTTTGAACCAAGGTTACCTTCTTATAGAAAAAAACTTTCAACTAAGGACAGAGAAATAAAAATATTAAGCCTAAAAGATTTTGATGATAAAGATGAGAAGAATTATGGACTTAATGGATCACCAACTCAAGTAGAGAGAATATTTCCACCAGAGGTTAATAATGATAGAGAAATGTGGACAGGCAGTTCTGGTGAATTAAGTGGAAAAATGGGAGAGAAATTAAAAGAATTGAAATTTATTTAGGTATTAAATATTAGTAAAGATATCTCACAAAGATAATTAAAGGGGAGAATGCGTTATGGCAAAGTTAGTAGTAAATCAAGAGAAAATATTAGATATTGATGAGTTAATTAAAATATGTCCTTTTGGTGCCCTTGAAAATAATAATGGAGTTGTTGAAATAAGTGGAGCATGTAAAATGTGCAAGCTTTGCGTTAAAAAGGGGCCTAAGGGAGCTGTTGAATATATAGAGGAAGAAGTCAAAGAGATAGATAAAAGTCTTTGGAATGGAATAGGCGTTTATGTTGATCATGTAGATGGAGAAATACATCCTGTTACTTATGAGCTAATAGGAAAGGCAAGAGAATTAGCAGGAAAGATAAATCATCCAGTATATGCTGTATTTATCGGAAATAATATTTCTCATAAAGCTGAAGAATTATTACACTATGGTGTAGATAAGGTATTTGTATATGATGACGAGGAATTAAAGTATTTTAGAATAGAACCATATACAGCTGCTTTCGGAGATTTTATAAATAATGTAAAACCAACAGCGATTTTAGTTGGTGCTACAACTATAGGTAGATCTTTAGCGCCAAGAATAGCTGCTAGATTTAAAACTGGACTTACAGCAGATTGTACAATATTAGATATGAAGGAAAATACAGATTTAGTTCAAATTAGACCGGCATTTGGTGGTAATATAATGGCTCAGATAGTTACTCCAAATTCTAGACCTCAATTAGCAACTGTTAGATATAAAGTTATGACAGCTCCAAAAAGAAATGATGATATTTCAGGAGAAATAGTAGAATGTTCTATAGATAAAGAAAAACTTTTATCTAAAATTACAGCGCTTAGTATAAAGAAAAAAGATGCTGAAGTAGGAATAAGTGATGCTGAAGTAATAGTTGCAGCAGGAAGAGGGATTAAATCAGAAAAGGATTTAGAATTAGTAAAAGAATTAGCTAAACTTTTAGGAGCAGAATTTGCATGTACTAGACCTCTAATAGAGGCAGGCTGGGTTGATGCAAAGAGACAAATTGGATTAAGCGGTAGAACTGTAAGGCCAAGACTTATCATAGCTTGTGGAATATCTGGAGCAGTTCAATTTACAGCTGGAATGAATAATTCAGATTATATATTTGCTATAAATGCTGATGATAAAGCACCAATATTTAAGGTTGCTCACTATGGAGTTGTTGGAAACTTGTATGAAATAATTCCAGAATTAATAGAAAAAATAAAAATGGCTAAGGAGGCATAGGTGATGAGTTACAAAGAAGTTGAATTAAAAGATTATGAATATATATTATCTATAGCAGAGAATGATTTGGAGAGAGTTTTCTTTAGA encodes the following:
- a CDS encoding electron transfer flavoprotein subunit alpha, with the protein product MAKLVVNQEKILDIDELIKICPFGALENNNGVVEISGACKMCKLCVKKGPKGAVEYIEEEVKEIDKSLWNGIGVYVDHVDGEIHPVTYELIGKARELAGKINHPVYAVFIGNNISHKAEELLHYGVDKVFVYDDEELKYFRIEPYTAAFGDFINNVKPTAILVGATTIGRSLAPRIAARFKTGLTADCTILDMKENTDLVQIRPAFGGNIMAQIVTPNSRPQLATVRYKVMTAPKRNDDISGEIVECSIDKEKLLSKITALSIKKKDAEVGISDAEVIVAAGRGIKSEKDLELVKELAKLLGAEFACTRPLIEAGWVDAKRQIGLSGRTVRPRLIIACGISGAVQFTAGMNNSDYIFAINADDKAPIFKVAHYGVVGNLYEIIPELIEKIKMAKEA
- a CDS encoding electron transfer flavoprotein subunit beta/FixA family protein; this translates as MNILVCIKQVPGTSKVEVDPVTGVLKRDGIDSKMNPYDLYALETALKIRESEGGTVKVLSMGPNQALSVIKEAYTMGADEGTLLSDRKFGGADVLATSYTIAQGVKKMGDFELIICGKQTTDGDTAQVGSEMAEWLNIPHVANVKDIVKVEDSTITVEMDMPESIETVKIAYPCLITVDKGIFEPRLPSYRKKLSTKDREIKILSLKDFDDKDEKNYGLNGSPTQVERIFPPEVNNDREMWTGSSGELSGKMGEKLKELKFI